The following nucleotide sequence is from Priestia aryabhattai.
GCGACAAGATGTCACATTGGTTTCGATCAAGCTCGCGCAGAGCTACAAATGATGTTTAAAGCAAACTAGTGGGTAACGTTCATAAGAAAAGGACACTCCCATTTACACAAAATTATTGACGGTCCCTAAAATTATCTTACCAAAAGGACTTAAAGTTAAATGATTATAAATTTTTTATTGACTTATTATATCTTTAATAATTTCTTAAAAGGGAAGTAGAAGATAGAGTGGCAGATGATAAAAAATGGAAATTTCAATTTTTTCAGTGTAAGTGAATATTTAGAAGAAACACCAATAGGCGACCTATTCCCTCCGTTAAGAAAGATAAAGCCACCTACACAATTTTTCCATTCATTATTATTTATCCTTTCACTTTTTCTTATTTATAAATTTATTGATTTACATGTTCCTGTTCTAATTGATTTACTACATCCTCCTGACATTCATTGATAAATAGATAAGTAAGGTATGAATGTAAGTCAAATTGTTCTTCCTTAATAAACGTAGAGAAAACCTGTTTATATTCGCTCAATAGTTTGACCTCCTTTATGTAAGTTCCTATTTTTCATTATTGCCCAACTAGCAATCTCTTATACATACAAATTACCAAAGTATTTTGTATGATAAGCCATTTTTATCTTGTACTAGCCCCGCCTCCCGCCTACGCCATATACAGTGACAGCCAAGCTTGCTATCCAACCTAATTCTTATTATATATGTAATCGCTTACAATTTAAATTAAAATAATAGAATATTATGATTTTACAACAATGTTAGGGGAATCATGAAAAATTCTTATAAATGGTTAAAAAAATTAAGTAAGTAGAATATGTCTTTATATGTTAAGTATTGGACCCAAATTAAATTAGCTGTCCGCGAAAGTATACATTTTTAGTTAACATAATGTGCTTTATTGGTTCAAAAAAGGAAGAGGCCTGTCTTTGAGGTTAAAGACAGGCCCCTTCTCATTTAATAATTAAATAAATTCTAAAGGATGTATTAACAAAAATCTAAATTACTCAATAGAATTTTAACATGGCTAAACCATGTCTTATCTAGCTTTAATACAGCAAATTTAATACACATTCAAAAATAAATAAACAAGGTGCATGAATGATAACTTTGTAAAAGCGAGGGGAAACATGAAGAAATTAAATGATGAAACATTATTAGCATCGTATTTTAAAGCAATTGAATTAAAGTTAGATAAAGATTTCATTCTTATTCTTGAAGAAGAATTGAAAAGAAGGGATCTACCCTTCATTACTAAAACAGATAGGAGTAATTAATTCGGAATTACGCTTCTATCTGTTTTTCTTTTTTTACAACCCACATTAAGAATTCTTTTTCTTGATGAGTTAGCTTTCTATTTAAGGATTGTTCAAACTTTAAGACTAATTCTATAAAGCGCTGCATGTTATCCATTTATGTTATAACTCCTTGAGTTTATTTTTAAGTATAGAATAGGGTTAAGGTTTTTGTTCTGTCAAATTTTGTTTGGTTTTAATGCTGAGATCTTTAAAAAGCATAAAAGATAAATGGAGACTAATGATGTTATAGAAAAGAAAAGCCCCAAAGCAGTTTTGAAAACTGACAATAGGACTTTTCTTAGAAAAAGATTAAGGTGTACATTCTTATGTGTTATGCAACGTTGGACTTTTGCATAAATATATTTTAACATAAAAAAATTAGATTAGTAAATGTTTCAGTTAGTGAATATTTGTAGTTTGAAAGCAGGAGAAATAAGTTAGACCTTGTGTAAGAAGGCCAATTTTGTGCAAAGAGATGGAACTTAGACATATTATAAATATATGTAAATAAACAATATATAAAAACCTGTACAATAGAGAAAGATTGAAAAAGATACACAAAGAAATACTAATTTAGGGCTGCTATGCAACCCTTTTATTTTCAATATCTTGTAAATATCATAAATAAAAGGAGAAATGGTTGATGATTATTGTTACAACAGAAAATGTACCAAACTATAAAACAGTAGAAGTAAAGGGTCCTGTATTTGGATTAACTATACGAGCAAGAGGGATTGGGAATGATATTCTTGCTGGATTAAAGGGTCTCATTGGTGGCGAAATTAATCAATATACAGAAATGTTTGAGGACGCACGGAAGCATGCATTAGACCGTATGGTGAAAAATGCCCAAGTGATGGGTGCCAATGCAATAATTATGATGCGATTTGATTCTGGTGAAATTGTAACAACATGAGTGAAATCGTGGCATACGGAACCGCAGTTATTGTAGAAGAGATGTAAAAATGGTGAATTTAATCATTACTTATTATGTAGTGATGAGTGTTGGTATCTTGATTTTAGCTATATTATCATGGCTTATTTGGGATAAACGCTTTCGAAACCGACATGGCCAGGATATACCGAATGGATTTATCCGCACAGATGAAGTTACGGTTGACCCAACAACAAACAAAAAATTACGCGTATATTACAATCATCATACGGGAGAACGGTTTTATAAGGAAGAAAAATGAACTCTATTTCTACTTTACATAATGCTGTCTATTGGAAATCATACAATAAGTAGCGTGTTTAAAAGCTTTTTTATGTACAATCAACCAGAGGATGAAAGGTTTATTGTTGGGAAAAATAAACCCGAAAGGAGTGTACTAAATGAAAAAACAAAAAAACTCAACTGATAACTCAACAATTGCAGAAGGAATAAATACTGAAGATGAATTGCAAAAAGATGCAACCCCAGAGGAAATTTCTAAAGGAGAATATACTAACGTAACGACTCTCTCTTTAGACGAAAATGATCCAAGCTAAATTAACTTAGAACAAATTTTTATTACACCGTTTATTTGAAACGGTGTTTTTATTGATTATTTTTCTCTAGTAATTGTTACTCTATCCAGCATTAAATTAGTTATCACAATGTAATTTATCGGCAACTATATGTTCAAAAGCCCTTTTATCAAGGGCTTTTTGTATACTGTAAACTTAAGTCCTTCATTAAGGCAAAAAGATTATATAGCTTTTTCTACCTCCAGGTACCGTCCTGCTTTTCTTTTTATTCGTTGAATAGCATTATCAATAGACTTTTCAGACATACTTAAT
It contains:
- a CDS encoding sporulation histidine kinase inhibitor Sda — translated: MKKLNDETLLASYFKAIELKLDKDFILILEEELKRRDLPFITKTDRSN